TTTGGGTTATGTGTCATTAAATCAAACGGCAGTATTCGAAGTTGTGACAGCAACGTACTCAAAGCGATAAGTGCAAAGATGATTAAAATAATGCCACCGATTAATGATGATTTGTTGCGTATAAGTTTTTTCATTAGGTTCTTAAAGCGTGATTCCGGCGCTGCGATTTCTTCACGGTCCGGTTGCTGCTTTACGGTTGACCCCATCCTCGCTCAACCCTTTCTCATATTCTTCCAATTAAACTATTTTCATATGAAAGTAGAATCACCATGTTTACAATAAATCATATAAGCGCTCTCGGCAAGGATTATTTAAACATTGTGTGAACTTTCCTATTTAAATTTAATGCGTCAAGCTTACACGAAAGCTTAATTATTGTAAATCGTAATCTTTTTCCGTACAACCCTTTATTTTGTTAGAAAATTAGTATTGAAAACCTTAAATTCGTAAGATATAGTAACAATAGCTTTATAAAAGGGGGAAATCAGGTGAAAAAGTACAAACGATCGAGTTATCTCGTGGGAGCTGCACTCGCCACCAGCCTATTGCTCGCTGCTTGCACGGATGATTCAGACGTAGATAACGGAGAAGACGCAGGAACGGAAGATGGCGGCGAGACCGGCGAAGAAGCTGTCGATGAACCGCAAGAAGGCGGAGATCTTTCCATCGCACTGGCCGGAGAGCCGGATACGGTTGATCCACATGGAACAAATGATAATCAATCTGCGAAAGCACGTACATTAATATATGAAACGTTAGTAAACCAAAATCCCGAAACCCTTGAATTGGAAACGACCGGGTTGGCGGACTCATATGAGCAGCTTGATGAAACAACGTGGGAGTTTGAGCTGCATGAAGGGATTCAATTCCACAATGGTGAAGAATTAACCGCCGATGACGTCGTGGCTACGTTTGATCGTGTCCTCGATGAGGAATTCGCATCTGAAGCAATCGTTCTTTTCGAAATGATTGAAGATGTGGAAGCAATTGATGCGTATACGGTCCAGTTTAACACAGAGTTTCCTTTCGCGCCCTTAGCGGCACATCTGGCACACAACGCGGCCGGAATTATCAGTGAACAAGCCATCGAAGAAGATGAAGCCGGTGAACAAAATTTGGACATTGAAACCGATGGCGGCACTGGTCCGTTTGAATTCGAAGAATGGAATCAGGGAAGCTCGATGGCCTTTACGAAAAATGAAAATTACTGGGGCGAGGAAGCAAACCTTGATAGCGTCACTTATGATATGGTCGATGAAGACCTTACACGCATCAGTATGCTTGATAATAACGAAACACACGTCGCTGATTTAATTCAACCTAATTTGGTCAACCAGGTCGAACAGGCAGAGAGTGCAAGCTTGCTTTCTGTCCCAAGCCTTAGCATGACTTACGTAGGCCTTAACACGAATGCAGAACCATTGGATGACCCCCTCGTACGCCAAGCGGTGACGTTGGCGATCGATAACGACACTTTAGTTGAAGGTATTTATTCAGGCTACGCGGACCCGGCTTATGGGCCTATCAATGATCTTGTTTTCGGCTACGACGACAATATTGATGCGCTCGGTTACGACCCTGCACAAGCCGAAGCGTTGCTCGAAGAAGCCGGGTATGAAGATGGCTTTGAAGCCACCTTGGCAACCAATGACGATAACCCACTGCGTGAACAAACGGCTGAACTTGTTCAAGACGAACTTTCCGACGTGGGCATTGATCTTTCCATTGAAAATGTCGAATGGGGGGCTTTTCTCGAACAATCCGGTGAAGGAGCGTTTGATATGTTCGTTCTCGGATGGGGAACCGTAACCGGGGATGCGGATTATACCATGTACTCCCTCTTCCATTCCGATAATATGGGGGCAGCCGGAAACCGCTCCTTCTACGATAACGAAGAAGCGGACGAGTTGATCATTGAAGCTCGAGAAGAACCAGATGATGATACGCGTGAAGAACTTTACGCGGAACTCCAAAAGATTCTCGTTGAAGACGCTCCGATGATCTACACGGCATTCGATGATCATCGTGTCGGTGTCTCCGACTCTGTAGAAAACTTCGTCCACCATACCAACGGTACCTTTGATCTAAGTGAAACGTATATCACCGAAGAGGCCGAAGGTGGATACTAATCAGCTATACAACCATGCGCGTCAAAGCGCGTGGTTTTTTGTTGGAGTGAGCGCTCTGCAGTTACCGATGAATCGTTTATAGCACTTTGTAATGTAATATTTTTTCTGTCTGTCCCGAATGGCGCACGACAATCCCTTCGCCTCCACCCCCTATGCCTGAACCTTTTTGTTTTATACAGCTTTTAATTATCACATTTCTTTTAATTTTGACAAAAGAATGTATTGAAAGTTTTTAATTCGTAAGATATATTTAGTTTAGCCTTTATTAATACAAAGGACAAAGGGGGAAAAGAGAATGAAGCGTTACAAACGTCGTGGTTACCTCGTCACGGTTGCTCTGGCAACAAGCCTGGTGCTTGCGGCTTGTACGGATGACTCGGATGTAGACGAAGGGACAGATGAAGGGGATTCCAATGGGGAGGAAACCGAAGCAGAGGAAGAGAGCGATGAAGCTGCCGGTGAGCCTCAAGAAGGTGGGGATTTCCACATCTCCATGTCGGGAGAACCTGTATCCATGGACCCGCATGAATCCAATGACAACCAATCTGCAAAAGCACGTTCTTTAATGTATGAAACACTTTTAAATCATCATCCGGAAACGCTTGAACTGGAAACGACCGGTTTGGCAGAATCGTACGAGCAAACCGATGAAAACACCTGGGTTTTTGAGCTGCACGAGGGGGTGAACTTTCATAACGGGGAAGAGTTGACCGCTGACGACGTTGTTGCCACATTCGATCGCGTGCTTGAAGAAGAGCGTGCATCCGAAGCTGCGTTTCTTTTTGAAATGATTGAAAATGTCGAATCGATTGATGACTACACCGTGGAATTTACGACAGAATTTCCTTTTGCTCCATTAGGGGCCCATTTGGCCCATAACGCTGCCGGCATTATGAACGAGGCAGCCATTGAAGAGGACAATGCCGAGGAAATTAACCTGGACATCGAAGGAGTGGGCACCGGTCAATTTGTATTCGAAGAATGGAACCAGGGGGATTCTCTCACTTTAACGAAAAATGATGATTATTGGAGGGACGAGGCAAACCTTGACAGCGTAACATTTGATATTGTCGGGGAAGACCTCACCCGTATCTCAATGCTCGAAAACAATGAAACCCACGTGGCTGACTTAATTCAGCCGAACTTGGTGGATCAAGTAGAAGCGCTTGATACTGCCAGCTTGATTGCAGAACCAAGTTTGAGCTTAACCTATGTTGGGTTTAATACAGAAAAAGAACCGTTCGATGACGTACGTGTTCGCCAAGCAATCTCTATGGCTGTCGATAATGATTTACTGGTAGATGGCATTTACGACGGGTATGGCGAGGCTGCTTATGGACCGATTAACGATCTTGTTTTCGGTTACGATGAAGATTTAGAAGACATCGGTCACGATCTCGAGGAAGCCGAAGAGCTACTTGCTGAAGCCGGCTATGAAGATGGTTTTGAAACGACGCTTTGGATGAACGACGACAACCCTGTGCGCGAACAGACCGCTGAATTAATCCAGGACCAACTCTCTGATATTGGTGTCGATGTTTCCCTGGAAAACGTGGAATGGGGCGCGTATCTGGATCAGACAGCTGAAGGCGAACATGATATGTATGTACTCGGTTGGGTGACCGTAACCGGTGACGCGGACTACGGCATGTACTCGCTGTTCCATTCCGATAACTTTGGCGCACCTGGCAACCGCTCAT
The Salicibibacter kimchii DNA segment above includes these coding regions:
- a CDS encoding ABC transporter substrate-binding protein, with the translated sequence MKKYKRSSYLVGAALATSLLLAACTDDSDVDNGEDAGTEDGGETGEEAVDEPQEGGDLSIALAGEPDTVDPHGTNDNQSAKARTLIYETLVNQNPETLELETTGLADSYEQLDETTWEFELHEGIQFHNGEELTADDVVATFDRVLDEEFASEAIVLFEMIEDVEAIDAYTVQFNTEFPFAPLAAHLAHNAAGIISEQAIEEDEAGEQNLDIETDGGTGPFEFEEWNQGSSMAFTKNENYWGEEANLDSVTYDMVDEDLTRISMLDNNETHVADLIQPNLVNQVEQAESASLLSVPSLSMTYVGLNTNAEPLDDPLVRQAVTLAIDNDTLVEGIYSGYADPAYGPINDLVFGYDDNIDALGYDPAQAEALLEEAGYEDGFEATLATNDDNPLREQTAELVQDELSDVGIDLSIENVEWGAFLEQSGEGAFDMFVLGWGTVTGDADYTMYSLFHSDNMGAAGNRSFYDNEEADELIIEAREEPDDDTREELYAELQKILVEDAPMIYTAFDDHRVGVSDSVENFVHHTNGTFDLSETYITEEAEGGY
- a CDS encoding ABC transporter substrate-binding protein; the encoded protein is MKRYKRRGYLVTVALATSLVLAACTDDSDVDEGTDEGDSNGEETEAEEESDEAAGEPQEGGDFHISMSGEPVSMDPHESNDNQSAKARSLMYETLLNHHPETLELETTGLAESYEQTDENTWVFELHEGVNFHNGEELTADDVVATFDRVLEEERASEAAFLFEMIENVESIDDYTVEFTTEFPFAPLGAHLAHNAAGIMNEAAIEEDNAEEINLDIEGVGTGQFVFEEWNQGDSLTLTKNDDYWRDEANLDSVTFDIVGEDLTRISMLENNETHVADLIQPNLVDQVEALDTASLIAEPSLSLTYVGFNTEKEPFDDVRVRQAISMAVDNDLLVDGIYDGYGEAAYGPINDLVFGYDEDLEDIGHDLEEAEELLAEAGYEDGFETTLWMNDDNPVREQTAELIQDQLSDIGVDVSLENVEWGAYLDQTAEGEHDMYVLGWVTVTGDADYGMYSLFHSDNFGAPGNRSFYENEEVDELLEDARQEEDEETREELYSDIQEILVDEAPMIYTVFDDLRVGVADAAENFVQHPNGTFDLSETYITEEAEDDGY